TCTGTGGGAAGGACAAAGTGACGAGAAGGAAATGGGTATTCGTTATGCAACGATAGATGCTTATCTTAAGGGAGAGGACGTTCCGAAAGCTGAGCGTGAGAAAATTGAAATGATGCATCGACGCACAGCACACAAACGCGAAACTTTGCCTTCCTTCTCGCGGAAAAAATAGTGGCTTCCCTTATATTAACTGTGTAAAAACACCTCCATGATCCAAACTAATGGTAAGGAGGTGTTTTTTTATGCGAGTATGGTTAGGGATGATGTTAATGGCACTAATTAGTTTGATTGGGTGTGCAGATGGGCAGCAAGGAGAAAATAATGCTAATCCAAATACAGATAATCAAACGCAACCTATTCATTATGAGACAGAAAAAGAGAAAAACGAACGTTTAAATATTCGTGAACAATCGATTGGTGAAAAAGGTGGTTATCCTCAAAGTAAACAAGAAAATATCAATGAATCGAATTTTAACAGTGGATATTCTGATCCATTTACCAATGAAGAAGCAATAATGATAACAGAGGCATTACAAAAAAAGAGACAAATTGTGCAGGCTCAGGTTGCATCAACAAATGATCGCATCTTGATAGGAGTTATATTGAGTACGCATGTTAGCGGAGATATTGGTAACGAAATTAAAAAGGAAGTAAAAAAGCTTCTACCTGACTCAAATAAAGAAATTATTATTTACACAGACGACACGCATTGGGAAAAGATGCGAAATTTGGATGCCAGACTAGAAGCAAAGGATAACGGAGAAAACATGGAAGAATTGATAAACCGATTCCTAAAATAAAATGAACGCTTGAAAGTGGAGGGTTTATCCTGCACGTAACTGGCAGTAGGGTCCTCTCCCATCCTTAGAGTCGGATTCAACAGTAAGTCAATTTCCAATTTCGTTGGGATACTCTGTTACTAACAGTCAATGGGTTAGAAAAATCCTCTGGCTGAAGTTTCACTTCCGCTTTATCCTTAGTGAAATGTTGCGTAGTGCATGAAGTAAAATATTTAAAGAAACAATGGAATGACTTACTTTCTATAACAGTGAATTTTCGATCAGCGGGGTTTTCATTCATCCCCCACGGCTTGTTAGTACCGTAATGGTATTAAACTAAAGAAGGGCATTTAGGTGCTGTTATCTCCCAGTTGCAGTAGAGATTATCCAACTCCTAAAAGTGGGAGTCTTACAGCACCTTATATACGGGATCAAATATGTACATAATTGTGACCGTATATGGAGACAAGTTTGTGCTATCATTACGCTATCTCTTTAAGAATTGACTTATATTTGGTATAGTAATAAAGGAAATTTCTAGAGAGGAGAATGTCCTATGGCTGGTCATTCTAAATGGAAAAATATTCAAAGAAGAAAAAATGCTCAAGATGCAAAAAAAGGTAAAATCTTTATGCGTCATGCAAAAGATATTTATACTGCTGCTAAGCAGGGAGGCGGTGATATAACAACAAATCCAAGTCTTCGCTTAGCGGTTGACAAAGCAAAAGCAGACAACATGCCAAATGATAATATAGATCGTGCCATTAAAAAGGCCACTGGAACATTAGACGGTGCAAGTTTTGAAGAACTAACATATGAAGGATATGGACCTGGTGGCGTAGCAGTAATTGTTCATGTGTTAACAGATAATAAAAATAGAACCGCTGCAGACATACGACATGCTTTTAAAAAAAATAATGGAAATTTAGGTGAGAACGGCAGTGTGTCATTTATGTTTGATCGGAAAGGGTACATTGTTATTACGAACGAGCAAGGAGAAATAGATGAAGATGAATTGACTTTAGAAGCATTGGAAGCTGGAGCAGAGGATATAGAAGTAGACGATGGCATGTTTGAAATATTTACCGCTCCAGAGGACTTACAAGCCGTTGTAGATCAATTAAATAAAGCAGGGTACTCCATTGCGGATTCAGAAGTAACACTAATTCCACAGACGACTACTTCTTTATCGGAAGAAGATGTCTCCCATATGATGAATTTAATTGAAACATTAGAAGAAAATGAAGATGTGCAAGATATTCATCATAATCTTGAAGTAACGGAATAATCGTTTAAACTCCAAACTTCTATTTCTTCTCTAGAAATAGAAGTTTATTCATTTACTTCGATTTATGATAGAATGAATGGATAAGGTAAAAGGAGCAGAGAAAATGATTGCTTATGTACGAGGAAAGCTTACATATATTCAAGATGATGCTATTATTGTGGATGTACAGGGCATTGGTTATGAAATTATTTGTGCTAATCCATATGCGTTTCAATCGTTAGAAAAAAAGGACGTTAAGATATATACATATCAACATGTTCGTGAAGATGCACAGCTGCTATATGGATTTAAAAACCAAGAGGAGAAATATTTATTTACCAAGCTTATTTCTGTATCTGGAATAGGTCCAAAAGGAGCTATTGCCATTATGGCTTCTGTTCATGTTGGAGAGTTTGTTGCAGCTATTGAACGAGAAGATGAAAGATTTTTAACAAGTTTCCCAGGTGTTGGAAAGAAGACAGCAAGGCAAATCATCCTTGATTTGAAAGGGAAACTGGCAATTACAACAGCTGTAAATGAAGAACAGACAATAACAGATCCTCGCCTTGATGATGCTGTTGTACAAGACGCGAAAGAAGCTTTAAAAGCTTTAGGGTATTCGGAAAAAGAAATAAAAGCTACTTTACCTAAAATACAACAGCTTGAGACAGAAACGACAGATGCATTAGTACGTAAAGCGCTAGCGTTACTAATGAAAAACTAGGTGTGAATAAAGAAAGGAGGAGGCAAATGGAAGATCGTATGGTCACAGGCGAATTGCAGGAAGAAGACATTTCCGTGGAATTAAGTTTACGACCGACTACCTTGGCGCAATATATTGGTCAGCATAAGGTGAAAGAAAATCTAAGTATTTTTATCCAAGCAGCCAAAATGCGTGAGGAGCCTTTAGACCATGTACTTTTATACGGACCACCAGGGCTGGGGAAAACGACCTTAGCAGCCATTATCGCCAACGAAATGGGTGTCCAATTCCGTTCTACTTCGGGTCCGGCAATTGAACGAGCAGGAGATTTAGCAGCAATTCTTTCATCTTTAGAGCCTGGTGATGTGTTATTTATTGATGAAATTCACCGCCTTCCAAGAACAGTAGAAGAAGTACTCTATCCAGCCATGGAAGATTTTTTCCTTGATATTGTGATTGGCTCAGGGCCAAGTGCCAGATCTGTCCGAATAGATTTACCTCCGTTTACATTAGTTGGAGCAACAACGAGAGCAGGTTTATTATCAGCTCCTTTGCGTGATCGATTTGGTGTATTAAGTAGGCTTGATTTTTATGATGCTAAAGATTTATGTATGATTATTGAGCGTACTGCCGATATTTTTAATACAGCAATTACAAAAGAAGCTGCGTTGGAAATTGCTGAGCGATCTAGAGGAACACCGAGAATTGCTAACCGTTTATTAAAACGAATTCGTGATATTTCGCAAGTAAAAGGAGAAGAAAAAATCAGTTTGTCTACTACAGGTGAAGCCTTAGAAATGCTGCAAGTGGACAAACAAGGCTTAGATCATATCGATCATAAATTGTTAAAAGGAATTATGAACCATTTTCAAGGTGGACCTGTTGGTTTAGATACGATTGCTGCGACAATTGGAGAAGAGCCACAAACGATTGAAGATGTGTACGAACCATTTTTATTACAAATCGGGTTTATTCAACGAACACCAAGGGGAAGAGTTGTAACGCCAGAGGCTTACCAACATTTCGGATGGAAGGACAGAGTGAATGATGAACCTAGGTAAACTTTTTATTTTACTAGGGATTATCTTTCTGGTTATCGGTGTTATATGGAGTTATATTGGCAAGTTACCAGGAGATATTACGTGGAAAAAAGGGAATGTTGTTTTCCATTTTCCAATTGTCACTTCTATTGTTGTTAGTTTGATTTTAACCCTGTTATTTTATATTTTTGGTAAGTTTAGATAACACGTAAGGAGTTTCATCATGAATATTGAAGAATTCGATTTTGATTTACCAGAAGAATTAATCGCCCAGACCCCGTTAAAAGAACGAACGGCTTCCAGACTTCTTGTTCTAAATAAACAAACGAAAGAGATTGCCCATCGCCATTTCCCTGATATAAAGGAATATTTACAGCCTGGAGATTGTCTGGTGTTAAATAATACGCGTGTATTGCCGGCAAGGCTCCATGGTGTGAAAGAAGGAACAGGTGCAAGTATTGAGGTATTGCTGTTACATCAGGTGGAAGGAGATTCGTGGGAAATACTTGCCAAGCCTGCTAAGAAAGTGAAGCTTGGAAGTGTTATTCGTTTTGGAGATGGTCTCTTAACTGCAACCTGCACACAGATCAAAGAGCATGGTGGGCGAGTCGTACAATTTGCATATGAAGGTATTTTCTATGAAGTACTTGATCAATTAGGGGAAATGCCATTACCACCGTATATAAAGGAACAGCTTTCAGAAAAGGAACGGTACCAAACGGTATATGCAAAAGAAGAAGGGTCAGCAGCGGCACCAACAGCTGGGCTTCATTTCACAACGGAATTATTAAATGAATTACAGCAAATGGGTGTATGCATTGCATTTATTACCTTACACGTTGGGCTCGGTACATTTCGTCCTGTAAGTGCAGAAACAGTGGAAAACCATAAGATGCATGCAGAATTTTATCATATGGATCAGCATACAGCAGATATGCTTAATCAAGTAAAGCAATCAGCTGGGCGAATTATTTCAGTAGGCACCACTTCCACCCGTACTTTAGAAACGATTGCCAGGGATAATAATGGGGAATTTAGAGAAGCTAGCGGTTGGACGGATATATTTATTTATCCGCCTTATCAATTCCAAGCTATTGACGGCTTGATCACCAATTTCCACTTACCTAAGTCAACATTAATTATGTTAATTAGCGCATTTGCTGGAAAAGATATAGTAATGGAGGCATATCGTGAAGCAGTGCAAGAACGATACCGATTTTTTAGTTTTGGAGATGCAATGTTTATATATGCTTAAAATGAAGGCGATTCATGTAACGCTAACAACTTGGTAGTTTATTTTTTCAGAATGACAAGCATAGTCTAAAATTAGAGATGCCGAGGCATTTTACTATTTATATGAAACACATATATTAGTAGTGCTATCTCTTACAAAAGTACATGAGCTTTGCCTAATTTTGATAAAAGTATTTTAGTTTAATCGATAAAGGAAGAGTAGCTGATGACACCAATCACTTATGAATTAAAGAAAACATGTAAACAAACAGGTGCTAGATTAGGGCGTGTCCATACGCCACATGGATCGTTTGACACACCTGCATTTATGCCGGTAGGTACACTGGCTACTGTTAAAACAATGAGTCCAGAAGAACTAACAGAGATGAATGCTAATATCATCTTATCTAATACGTATCATCTTTGGTTAAGACCGGGTCAGGATATCATTAAAGAAGCGGGTGGGCTTCACCAGTTTATGAATTGGGATGGTGCTATTTTAACGGATTCTGGAGGCTTTC
This genomic interval from Virgibacillus pantothenticus contains the following:
- a CDS encoding DUF2905 domain-containing protein, which encodes MMNLGKLFILLGIIFLVIGVIWSYIGKLPGDITWKKGNVVFHFPIVTSIVVSLILTLLFYIFGKFR
- the queA gene encoding tRNA preQ1(34) S-adenosylmethionine ribosyltransferase-isomerase QueA, with translation MNIEEFDFDLPEELIAQTPLKERTASRLLVLNKQTKEIAHRHFPDIKEYLQPGDCLVLNNTRVLPARLHGVKEGTGASIEVLLLHQVEGDSWEILAKPAKKVKLGSVIRFGDGLLTATCTQIKEHGGRVVQFAYEGIFYEVLDQLGEMPLPPYIKEQLSEKERYQTVYAKEEGSAAAPTAGLHFTTELLNELQQMGVCIAFITLHVGLGTFRPVSAETVENHKMHAEFYHMDQHTADMLNQVKQSAGRIISVGTTSTRTLETIARDNNGEFREASGWTDIFIYPPYQFQAIDGLITNFHLPKSTLIMLISAFAGKDIVMEAYREAVQERYRFFSFGDAMFIYA
- the ruvA gene encoding Holliday junction branch migration protein RuvA — its product is MIAYVRGKLTYIQDDAIIVDVQGIGYEIICANPYAFQSLEKKDVKIYTYQHVREDAQLLYGFKNQEEKYLFTKLISVSGIGPKGAIAIMASVHVGEFVAAIEREDERFLTSFPGVGKKTARQIILDLKGKLAITTAVNEEQTITDPRLDDAVVQDAKEALKALGYSEKEIKATLPKIQQLETETTDALVRKALALLMKN
- a CDS encoding YebC/PmpR family DNA-binding transcriptional regulator, whose product is MAGHSKWKNIQRRKNAQDAKKGKIFMRHAKDIYTAAKQGGGDITTNPSLRLAVDKAKADNMPNDNIDRAIKKATGTLDGASFEELTYEGYGPGGVAVIVHVLTDNKNRTAADIRHAFKKNNGNLGENGSVSFMFDRKGYIVITNEQGEIDEDELTLEALEAGAEDIEVDDGMFEIFTAPEDLQAVVDQLNKAGYSIADSEVTLIPQTTTSLSEEDVSHMMNLIETLEENEDVQDIHHNLEVTE
- the ruvB gene encoding Holliday junction branch migration DNA helicase RuvB, with product MEDRMVTGELQEEDISVELSLRPTTLAQYIGQHKVKENLSIFIQAAKMREEPLDHVLLYGPPGLGKTTLAAIIANEMGVQFRSTSGPAIERAGDLAAILSSLEPGDVLFIDEIHRLPRTVEEVLYPAMEDFFLDIVIGSGPSARSVRIDLPPFTLVGATTRAGLLSAPLRDRFGVLSRLDFYDAKDLCMIIERTADIFNTAITKEAALEIAERSRGTPRIANRLLKRIRDISQVKGEEKISLSTTGEALEMLQVDKQGLDHIDHKLLKGIMNHFQGGPVGLDTIAATIGEEPQTIEDVYEPFLLQIGFIQRTPRGRVVTPEAYQHFGWKDRVNDEPR
- a CDS encoding YhcN/YlaJ family sporulation lipoprotein — its product is MRVWLGMMLMALISLIGCADGQQGENNANPNTDNQTQPIHYETEKEKNERLNIREQSIGEKGGYPQSKQENINESNFNSGYSDPFTNEEAIMITEALQKKRQIVQAQVASTNDRILIGVILSTHVSGDIGNEIKKEVKKLLPDSNKEIIIYTDDTHWEKMRNLDARLEAKDNGENMEELINRFLK